A genomic segment from Calditrichota bacterium encodes:
- a CDS encoding iron ABC transporter permease gives MKNFRPAIFYGLIIFSLAVLLLAPFIGMQSISLTDIFSRSGDQVYSDVFWKIRLPRVLTAFLAGAALAISGMVFQAMFRNPLATPFTLGVSSGAAFGAAIYVKIGLFFAFLGFSGQILFAFLGAFLSVIFVYGISRLKKGFTTNSMLIAGVAINFFFSSLILFIQYLSDFSRSFQIIRWLMGGFEMIGFRPVLTLLPVVFFGSLIIFFLTHEINLLSLGEDIALSRGSDVQKLKIFLFFAISLMVGSVVAISGPIGFVGMMAPHICRLLVGNDHRFLAPVTFFFGGAFLLFCDILARTLISPAEIPVGVITSLLGGPFFLYLLIRSKGEGVFV, from the coding sequence ATGAAAAATTTCAGACCTGCGATTTTTTACGGACTCATTATTTTTTCGCTGGCGGTTTTATTACTCGCCCCTTTCATCGGCATGCAATCGATCAGCTTAACCGACATTTTTTCCCGCTCTGGCGATCAGGTGTATTCCGATGTCTTCTGGAAAATTCGGTTGCCCCGGGTATTGACAGCGTTTCTGGCAGGAGCCGCCCTCGCGATCAGCGGCATGGTTTTTCAGGCGATGTTTCGCAATCCGCTGGCAACACCGTTCACTTTGGGCGTGTCCAGCGGAGCGGCTTTCGGCGCAGCGATTTACGTTAAAATCGGGCTGTTTTTTGCATTTTTGGGATTTTCGGGACAAATCCTTTTCGCTTTTCTCGGCGCTTTTCTTTCCGTCATCTTTGTTTACGGAATTTCCCGGCTCAAAAAAGGCTTCACCACCAACAGCATGCTCATCGCCGGTGTGGCGATCAACTTTTTCTTTTCCAGCCTGATCCTGTTCATCCAGTATTTGAGCGATTTCAGTCGCTCGTTTCAAATTATCCGCTGGCTCATGGGTGGATTTGAAATGATTGGTTTCCGACCTGTGCTCACTTTGCTGCCGGTCGTTTTTTTCGGCTCACTGATTATTTTTTTCCTGACCCACGAAATCAATTTACTCTCGTTGGGCGAAGACATCGCGCTGAGCCGTGGCAGCGATGTTCAAAAATTGAAGATATTTCTCTTTTTTGCCATTTCCCTGATGGTCGGAAGCGTTGTCGCAATCAGCGGTCCCATCGGTTTTGTCGGAATGATGGCGCCGCACATTTGCCGGCTGTTAGTGGGCAACGACCACCGCTTTCTTGCGCCAGTTACCTTCTTTTTCGGCGGCGCGTTTCTCCTCTTTTGCGACATTTTAGCCCGAACGCTCATCTCACCGGCGGAAATTCCTGTGGGAGTGATTACTTCCCTGCTGGGTGGACCTTTCTTTTTGTATTTGCTCATTCGGAGTAAGGGAGAAGGGGTGTTTGTTTAA
- a CDS encoding ABC transporter ATP-binding protein, with protein RHEQEVYQILKQINKSMGKTIITVTHDINSAALRSDRVVILKNGTVQYVGSADKIMDNQILARAYDKSFLFTEHPLTKQRIIVPEASDR; from the coding sequence CGCCATGAACAGGAGGTTTATCAAATTCTCAAACAGATCAACAAATCCATGGGCAAAACGATCATCACCGTGACTCACGACATCAACAGCGCTGCTCTGCGCTCAGACAGAGTTGTTATTTTGAAAAACGGAACCGTTCAATATGTCGGAAGCGCTGACAAAATAATGGACAATCAAATTTTGGCGCGAGCTTACGATAAATCTTTTCTGTTCACAGAACACCCGTTGACAAAACAGCGCATCATCGTGCCGGAGGCGTCTGATCGATGA